The genomic interval CGCAGATCGGCCAGTTCTTCCTTGGCGATCTCGTCAAGGAGATTGACTCCTGAAAACTTCATATGGTTCCCTCTTTTTCCCCAAATGTAACATGCAGAGCGGTTCACCGTCCAATTTCCACTTCGCGAATTCCCTTGGCTATTGATGATGACTTGACCTGAAGTGGATGGTAATGATGTTGAAATGACCTTCTGCAATTTTTTCATAACCGCCCTGGCCGTCCTGGCCCTGGCCAGCCCCGTTCAGGCCGCCCAATACAAAGAATGGCCCCTTCCGAACACATGCATTTTCGGCATGCCCGTGTCCGGCCATGCCGTGATGAAAGGAAACACCGGCCTGATCACCGAAATACTCAAGGCCGTGTTTCTCCCGGAAGGATACGAGCTCGTCCACGCGGATCTCCCGTACAGGCGCGTCCTCAGCGAGTTGGCCGCAGGCAATATCCACTGCACCCTTGACCTCAAGGAACATCCCAGGGAAGCCGTGGCAGCCAAAACCGTGATCGCCATATGCGAGCTGTCCGTAGCCTATGTGCGTACTCAAAGTTTCGAAGACATGGACGACCTGACCGGGCAAAAAGTGGCCTGCCTCCACGGGTACGACATCCAGCGGCTGTTGCCGGTGGAGATCAAACCACAGACCGTCTATGACCTGACTTCGGCCATCCTCATGCTCGACAGGGGACACGCCAAGTTCGTCATCGACGACGCCACCCTGCTCAAGGAAGCCATTCAGGAGACCAAAATCCCGTCCAACGCCTTCGGCATAGCCCCGCTCATGAGCCTGGACATCGTCCCTGTTTTTTCGCCCGATGAAAAAGGGCGCCGCCTGCGGGACATATACGACCGCAGGATGCAAAAAATGATCGCCTCCGGGGAATTGCAGCGCATCATGTCGGAAAACGGGCTGAGCAAGGTCGGCATACAAAACGTCCTCAAGGCCAACGGCCACTGATCCGATGCCGGAATACGCAAAGACCGCATCCCTGTATGATCCCCTGATCGGGCCGGCACTGAGTCCCATCCACAAGGCCATGGTGGATATCCTGACCCTGCATGCCCCGGACAACCTGCTCGACCTTTGCTGCGGAACCGGACTGCTGGCCGGGCAGGCCGCCCGATCCGGCATCACCACCCTGGGTGTGGATATTTCGCCCCACATGCTCAGGGTCGCCCGAAACAAGCGTCCGACCGCAGCGTTTCTCCGGGCGGACGCCGCTGCGCTCCCCCTGCCGGACAACGCCTTTGACGCGGCAGCGATCAGCTTCGCCCTGCACGAAAAACCCATGGCAACGGCCAGGGCCATCCTGACCGAGATGAGACGGGTGGTCCGCAAGGACGGACAGATCATCGTGGCCGACTACCAGTGGCCCGCCCCCGGAAAGGGCTTCTTCACGGGCAAGGTCATCAGCCTCATCGAACGGCTGGCCGGACAGGAACACCACGCCTGCTTCAGGCAGTACATGGAAGAAGGAGGGGCGGTTCCCCTGCTCAGCAGGGCCGGACTGACCGGCAAATGCGTGCGCCGCTTCATGCACGGATGGGTGGGGCTGTACGTCGTGGCCTGAACCGAACGCAAAACGGCGCCCACCATGACGGTGAGCGCCGCAAAAACGAAGATGGCATTGCCGTGCCTGCTTCACGAGCTACCGATGGCTGTGCTCCGCATGGTCTTTCATATGCATCTTGAGCCTCTGGACGAGCTGCTTCTGCTGACCTGCATCCAGGATATCGTAGGTCTCAACCATGAGATCGATCTCGGCGTTCACAGATTCGGACAGGACCGCAACCTCCTTTTTCATCATCCCGGCCAAAGCATCGAGGTTTGGATCGGCCTTGCTCATCTCCGCAACAACGGCGTCACGGGCGACCTTGTGCCGACTGCTGATCCCGTCCAGGCCCGCGCCAATCCGTTCGCGGACATGGGAGTACCGGGCCTGCTGGCCGGAAGTCAGCTTGAGTTCCTGCATGGCGTAGTCGAGATGGGACAGCACCCGTTCCCTGAGAAACCCGGCGCAGTTATTGGCCATATAATTCTTGAAACCGGAAATGGCGAAGCCTCCGGTTGCCAGACTGATCACGAGCACCAGCGCCATCAACGCAAACCATTTTCCATTCTTCATTCTGTTCTCCTTGGTGAATCTGTTCCTGTGGACGTCTTGCACCCTAGGGACAAATGGTTGCACAGGCTTTACGCGGCAGTATCAAGAGGTGAAAAAGTGTAAAAAAGTGTAAATCGGAGCTGTTCCGGTTTTACATGGCGAAACAGGGGGGCTAAGGAATTACCATGGAAAAACATCTTCTGGTCATCGACGACGATGCAAAACTGCGCCGCCTCCTGGGCG from Pseudodesulfovibrio sp. S3 carries:
- a CDS encoding transporter substrate-binding domain-containing protein codes for the protein MDGNDVEMTFCNFFITALAVLALASPVQAAQYKEWPLPNTCIFGMPVSGHAVMKGNTGLITEILKAVFLPEGYELVHADLPYRRVLSELAAGNIHCTLDLKEHPREAVAAKTVIAICELSVAYVRTQSFEDMDDLTGQKVACLHGYDIQRLLPVEIKPQTVYDLTSAILMLDRGHAKFVIDDATLLKEAIQETKIPSNAFGIAPLMSLDIVPVFSPDEKGRRLRDIYDRRMQKMIASGELQRIMSENGLSKVGIQNVLKANGH
- a CDS encoding methyltransferase domain-containing protein, producing MPEYAKTASLYDPLIGPALSPIHKAMVDILTLHAPDNLLDLCCGTGLLAGQAARSGITTLGVDISPHMLRVARNKRPTAAFLRADAAALPLPDNAFDAAAISFALHEKPMATARAILTEMRRVVRKDGQIIVADYQWPAPGKGFFTGKVISLIERLAGQEHHACFRQYMEEGGAVPLLSRAGLTGKCVRRFMHGWVGLYVVA